One genomic region from Gemmobacter aquarius encodes:
- a CDS encoding Gfo/Idh/MocA family protein: protein MSNPVNIALVGMGWWGQKMLAVLQAAPQDIRVVRAVEPNIETVRALCAEKGIALTADYADALADPSVEAVVLATPHSMHTGQIAAAVAAGKHVFCEKPLALTKAEAVRSVELCRAAGLVLGMGHERRFEPPVAEMLAMADAGSLGRIHQIEANFSHDKFLSLARDNWRLKADQAPAGGMTATGIHLLDLSVRLLGAAESVLCICEQLSSDLPQGDTVAAFVKFKGGGTSYVSASLANPFMSRFTVYGAKGWIDIRDKAHVEAPDGWIVTSAMTGGPIITREIGKAEPVKDNLVSFARAVRGTETYPVTGEHLVNNIALLEAVFRSATSGRIETVA, encoded by the coding sequence ATGAGCAATCCCGTAAACATCGCATTGGTCGGCATGGGCTGGTGGGGCCAGAAGATGCTGGCCGTTTTGCAGGCGGCGCCGCAAGATATTCGCGTGGTGCGGGCGGTCGAGCCGAATATCGAGACGGTGCGGGCGCTGTGCGCCGAAAAGGGGATCGCGCTGACGGCGGATTATGCCGATGCGCTGGCCGACCCGAGCGTCGAGGCGGTGGTGCTGGCCACGCCGCATTCGATGCACACCGGACAGATCGCTGCGGCGGTGGCGGCGGGCAAGCACGTGTTTTGCGAAAAGCCGCTGGCGCTGACCAAGGCCGAGGCCGTGCGTTCGGTGGAATTGTGCCGTGCTGCGGGGCTGGTGCTTGGCATGGGCCACGAGCGGCGGTTCGAACCCCCGGTCGCGGAAATGCTGGCGATGGCCGATGCGGGCAGTTTGGGCCGTATTCACCAGATCGAGGCGAATTTCAGCCATGACAAGTTTCTGTCGCTGGCGCGCGACAACTGGCGTCTGAAGGCCGATCAGGCGCCTGCGGGCGGGATGACGGCGACGGGGATTCACCTGCTGGACCTGTCGGTGCGACTGCTGGGGGCGGCAGAGTCGGTGCTGTGCATCTGCGAGCAGCTTTCGTCGGACCTGCCGCAGGGCGACACGGTGGCGGCTTTCGTCAAGTTCAAGGGGGGTGGCACGTCTTACGTTTCGGCCTCACTCGCCAACCCGTTCATGTCGCGCTTTACGGTTTACGGGGCCAAAGGCTGGATCGACATCCGCGACAAGGCGCATGTCGAAGCGCCTGACGGCTGGATCGTCACCAGCGCCATGACGGGCGGGCCGATCATCACCCGCGAAATCGGCAAGGCCGAGCCGGTCAAGGACAACCTCGTGTCGTTCGCCCGCGCCGTGCGGGGCACCGAGACCTATCCGGTGACGGGTGAACATCTGGTCAACAACATCGCACTTCTGGAGGCCGTGTTCCGCTCGGCTACCAGCGGCCGCATCGAAACCGTCGCATAA
- a CDS encoding zinc-dependent alcohol dehydrogenase, whose translation MKALIFDKPNQPVVTDIQTPSINENEVLVRSRRVGICHSDYELLAGNYIIPISYPVTPGHEWVGEVVEVGRNVKGLQRGDRVVGECVIRTPERIHHFGFSMDGANREFFAARPEWLHKLPDGVDDAKGALIEPFTCGYYAVLRHGGVDASQTVVVSGGGTIGLVSAAAAIGMGAQVIVVDPVPLRREIAMRLGAVGTVDPSAGNAVEAVTEMTKGGADLVVEAAGHPSSLANVFDYARPEGFVSMVGISIGQKIPVELGKIQIKDLTVRGCIGSPGVWPAAIRFLERTGIDLSPIQTHSFGLDDAITAYELGKDPTKAVKITLEIA comes from the coding sequence ATGAAAGCCCTTATCTTCGACAAGCCGAACCAGCCGGTCGTGACGGATATCCAGACGCCGTCGATCAACGAGAACGAGGTTCTTGTCCGGTCGCGCCGCGTGGGGATTTGCCATTCGGATTACGAATTGCTTGCGGGCAACTATATCATCCCGATCTCGTATCCCGTCACACCCGGCCATGAATGGGTGGGCGAAGTGGTCGAGGTCGGCCGCAACGTCAAGGGTTTGCAGCGCGGCGACCGTGTGGTTGGCGAATGCGTGATCCGCACGCCGGAACGTATCCACCATTTCGGTTTCTCGATGGATGGAGCGAACCGCGAGTTCTTTGCCGCCCGCCCCGAGTGGCTGCACAAGCTGCCCGATGGTGTGGATGACGCAAAGGGCGCGCTGATCGAGCCGTTCACCTGCGGTTACTATGCCGTGCTGCGGCATGGCGGGGTGGATGCATCGCAGACCGTGGTGGTTTCGGGTGGCGGGACCATCGGCCTTGTGTCGGCGGCGGCGGCGATTGGCATGGGCGCGCAGGTGATCGTGGTCGATCCGGTGCCGCTGCGGCGCGAAATCGCGATGCGGCTGGGGGCCGTCGGCACGGTCGATCCGTCTGCGGGCAATGCCGTGGAAGCGGTGACCGAGATGACCAAGGGCGGCGCCGATCTGGTGGTCGAGGCTGCGGGGCATCCGTCATCGCTGGCCAATGTGTTCGACTATGCACGGCCCGAAGGGTTCGTTTCGATGGTGGGCATCAGCATCGGGCAGAAGATTCCGGTCGAGCTGGGCAAGATCCAGATCAAGGACCTGACCGTGCGCGGCTGCATCGGGTCGCCCGGTGTGTGGCCTGCGGCGATCCGGTTTCTGGAGCGCACGGGGATCGACCTGTCGCCGATCCAGACCCACAGCTTTGGTCTGGATGATGCGATCACGGCTTACGAGTTGGGCAAGGACCCGACCAAGGCCGTGAAGATCACGCTTGAGATCGCCTGA
- a CDS encoding NAD(P)-dependent oxidoreductase, whose translation MDSKVAAETRAGVAGRKTGWVGAGKMGLPMARNLLAAGIAVAVCEPNPATLAMLSAEGAATSADLSALDGADLVFATLPDDAALRAVVAGLATRLPRGAVLVEMSTVSPECSAEVAQILANAGILYIRAPVSGSTALAEKGTLTVLASGDPQGWQTALPLISLLSARQFWLGTGDEARYMKLVLNTLVGASSAILAEAVSMGASGGLSRAAMMEVICESAVASPLFKYKADLVVSEDYTPAFTIQQMIKDFTLISDAGRGNGVPMLTSGLILELYRAAANAGLQNEDFFALVKWHSGISAQRG comes from the coding sequence ATGGATTCGAAAGTGGCGGCCGAAACACGCGCAGGCGTGGCGGGCAGAAAGACCGGCTGGGTCGGAGCGGGCAAGATGGGCCTGCCCATGGCGCGCAACCTGCTTGCCGCAGGCATTGCGGTCGCGGTCTGCGAACCGAACCCCGCCACGCTTGCGATGCTTTCTGCCGAAGGGGCCGCAACCAGCGCAGACCTTTCCGCCCTCGACGGGGCCGACCTCGTCTTTGCCACCCTGCCCGACGATGCCGCCCTGCGCGCCGTGGTCGCGGGCCTTGCCACCCGCCTGCCGCGCGGTGCCGTGCTGGTCGAGATGAGCACCGTTTCCCCCGAATGCTCTGCAGAAGTCGCGCAAATCCTTGCAAATGCTGGAATTCTCTACATCCGCGCCCCTGTATCGGGCAGCACTGCTCTGGCCGAAAAAGGCACGCTCACCGTGCTCGCCTCGGGCGATCCGCAAGGCTGGCAAACGGCCCTCCCCCTGATCTCGCTGCTGTCGGCCCGCCAGTTCTGGCTCGGGACGGGCGACGAGGCGCGCTACATGAAGCTGGTTCTCAACACGCTCGTCGGCGCATCCTCGGCCATTCTTGCCGAAGCCGTCAGCATGGGCGCCAGCGGCGGTCTCAGCCGCGCCGCGATGATGGAGGTGATCTGCGAAAGTGCCGTCGCTTCGCCTTTGTTCAAGTACAAGGCCGATCTGGTGGTGTCAGAAGACTACACCCCCGCCTTCACCATCCAGCAGATGATCAAGGATTTTACCCTTATCAGCGATGCCGGACGCGGCAACGGCGTGCCGATGCTGACCTCGGGGCTTATCCTCGAACTTTACCGCGCCGCAGCGAATGCAGGATTGCAAAACGAAGATTTCTTCGCTTTGGTGAAATGGCATTCTGGGATTTCCGCACAACGGGGCTGA
- a CDS encoding substrate-binding domain-containing protein — MSKTLTLSLSLATITLTTALATTTVLAETPSWCGPKQASLALLDGFGGNSWRLVTTASGKEEAAKCPSITQYEYADGQGNTQKAISDINSMAARGINAMVVFGDAGPAVLPALTNAHKAGTIVVPYRVNVGGEEGVNYAKFIGSSFVEDGKSWGNWIKTNLPDGGNVLFLSGPAGNSQGLDELEGMKSVLDDKYVFINQEPFAVTNWDPSLTQQVLSAEIAKNDKIDVIVSDFGPSLVGALPVFAEFKRSIPMLATSDGNSLSCFWAQNHEANPDFKLFTVATGNDNVRLAVQWAVALATDGTPPADNIFKAPVYEDSVSGTPNPVTCRDDLPGSIYLSAEMADDAQAAAVGQ; from the coding sequence ATGTCTAAGACACTTACGCTGTCGTTGTCGCTGGCGACGATCACCCTGACCACGGCTTTGGCCACCACCACCGTGCTGGCGGAAACCCCGTCCTGGTGCGGGCCCAAGCAAGCCTCGCTTGCGCTGCTCGACGGCTTTGGCGGCAACAGCTGGCGCCTTGTCACCACCGCTTCCGGCAAGGAAGAAGCGGCGAAATGCCCGAGCATCACGCAGTATGAATATGCCGATGGTCAGGGCAACACCCAGAAGGCCATTTCGGACATCAACTCGATGGCGGCGCGCGGCATCAATGCCATGGTCGTCTTTGGCGATGCAGGCCCCGCTGTGCTGCCCGCGCTGACCAACGCGCACAAGGCAGGCACCATCGTGGTGCCCTACCGCGTGAACGTGGGCGGTGAAGAAGGCGTGAACTACGCCAAGTTCATCGGGTCGTCCTTTGTCGAGGACGGCAAGAGCTGGGGCAACTGGATCAAGACCAACCTGCCCGATGGCGGCAACGTCCTGTTCCTGTCCGGCCCCGCCGGAAACAGCCAGGGTCTGGACGAGCTGGAAGGCATGAAATCGGTTCTGGATGACAAGTATGTCTTCATCAACCAAGAGCCGTTCGCCGTCACCAACTGGGATCCGTCCTTGACCCAGCAGGTTCTGTCTGCCGAGATCGCCAAGAATGACAAGATCGACGTGATCGTGTCGGACTTCGGCCCGTCGCTTGTCGGCGCGCTGCCGGTGTTTGCGGAATTCAAGCGGTCGATCCCGATGCTTGCCACGTCGGACGGCAACTCGTTGTCGTGCTTCTGGGCGCAGAACCACGAAGCCAACCCGGACTTCAAACTGTTCACGGTTGCGACCGGAAACGACAACGTGCGTCTGGCCGTGCAATGGGCAGTCGCGCTTGCCACCGATGGCACGCCGCCGGCTGACAATATCTTCAAGGCTCCGGTCTATGAAGATTCGGTTTCGGGCACACCGAACCCGGTGACCTGCCGCGACGATCTGCCCGGCTCGATCTATCTGTCGGCCGAAATGGCGGATGACGCGCAGGCCGCAGCGGTCGGCCAGTAA
- a CDS encoding YciI family protein produces the protein MHYVVHCLDHDGAVEKRLANYDAHKAYLAAATVKTVISGPLLADDEATMIGSCFVLEADSLAAVEDFNRNDPFAKVGLWKTVSIRPFAKRVDNRT, from the coding sequence ATGCATTACGTAGTCCATTGCCTTGACCATGACGGTGCCGTTGAAAAGCGGTTGGCGAATTATGACGCGCACAAGGCCTATCTGGCGGCGGCGACGGTCAAAACGGTAATCTCGGGTCCGCTTTTGGCGGATGACGAGGCGACGATGATCGGAAGCTGCTTTGTTCTGGAAGCAGACAGTCTGGCAGCGGTCGAGGATTTCAATCGCAACGACCCCTTTGCCAAGGTGGGGTTGTGGAAAACCGTGTCGATCCGTCCCTTTGCCAAGCGCGTGGATAACCGGACATGA
- a CDS encoding maleylacetate reductase produces MTLFQNSFVVNSAAMRVRFGAGVRHSVGDEMEALGLSRALVLTTPQQAETGREFVRLLGRNAVGLFDKATMHTPVAISEEATAEAIRLAADCVVSIGGGSTTGLGKAIALRTDLPQIVVPTTYAGSEATGILGQTEHGRKTTITTPKVQPEVILYDPELVQGLPVGMTVTSALNAMAHAAEGLYAQNRSPVSGLMALEGLRAFRNALPAVVANPSDLAARGETLYGAWLCGSVLGSVGMALHHKLCHTLGGSFDLPHAETHAVILPHAIAYNEVAVPDLLRPVAEIFGTESAGAALYAFGRDMGAPTALRDLGLAEADLDRAAELATQNPYWNPRPVERLAIRAMLQAAWAGDAP; encoded by the coding sequence ATGACGCTTTTTCAGAACAGCTTTGTCGTCAACAGCGCCGCAATGCGCGTCAGGTTCGGCGCCGGTGTGCGGCACAGTGTCGGTGACGAGATGGAGGCGCTTGGGCTGTCGCGGGCGCTGGTGTTGACGACGCCGCAACAGGCCGAGACGGGGCGCGAATTCGTCCGCCTGCTTGGCAGGAACGCGGTCGGTTTGTTCGACAAGGCAACGATGCATACGCCCGTCGCCATCAGTGAAGAGGCAACGGCCGAGGCTATTCGTCTGGCAGCAGATTGCGTCGTATCGATTGGCGGGGGTTCGACGACCGGTCTGGGGAAGGCGATCGCGCTGAGGACCGACCTGCCGCAGATCGTTGTGCCGACGACTTATGCCGGTTCGGAAGCGACGGGTATTCTTGGGCAGACGGAGCACGGACGGAAGACAACGATCACCACGCCCAAGGTCCAGCCCGAGGTGATTTTGTATGATCCCGAACTGGTGCAGGGCCTGCCGGTCGGCATGACGGTGACGAGCGCGCTGAACGCGATGGCGCATGCGGCCGAGGGGCTTTACGCGCAGAACCGTTCGCCTGTGTCCGGCCTGATGGCGCTGGAAGGTCTGCGCGCATTCCGCAACGCGCTTCCCGCAGTGGTCGCCAATCCGTCCGATCTGGCTGCGCGGGGGGAGACGCTTTACGGCGCCTGGCTCTGTGGCAGTGTTCTTGGCTCGGTCGGCATGGCGCTGCATCACAAGCTTTGCCACACGCTGGGCGGGAGCTTCGATCTGCCGCATGCCGAAACCCATGCAGTCATCCTGCCCCATGCCATCGCCTATAACGAGGTGGCGGTGCCAGACCTGCTGCGCCCCGTTGCCGAAATCTTCGGAACCGAGAGCGCGGGCGCGGCGCTTTACGCCTTTGGGCGGGATATGGGCGCACCGACCGCCCTGCGTGATCTGGGGCTGGCCGAAGCCGATCTCGACCGTGCGGCAGAGCTTGCGACCCAGAACCCCTATTGGAACCCGCGACCCGTCGAACGGTTGGCGATCCGCGCGATGCTACAGGCGGCATGGGCCGGTGACGCGCCCTAG
- a CDS encoding SDR family oxidoreductase, producing MSTKNVALIVGATGLSGSYAGRLLKAQGWTVVTLSRGAAELEFSDRHIAADLQDAAGTKAALAAAQDVTHVFFCTWSRQANEAENVRVNALMIRNLFDGLAAAPIKHAALVTGLKHYLGSFDDYAKVKPYTPFLESSPRLPGLNFYYAQEDVLFEMAEQRGFTWSVHRPHTMIGFVIGNAMNMAVTLAVYASICKETGRPFVYPGSTEQYNAVTDVTDARLLAKQLVWAATTPEAANTPFNTSNGDVFRWTWLWKQIADYFGLEVATHPGKPTLLEEQMADAPAIWAGMVAKHGLQDIPVNTLASWWHSDADLGRTLECFTDMTNSRTLGFDAYQPTRSSFTDVFDELRARKIIPA from the coding sequence ATGAGCACCAAGAACGTCGCCTTGATCGTCGGGGCCACCGGCCTGTCGGGCAGCTATGCGGGACGCTTGCTGAAAGCGCAGGGCTGGACGGTCGTCACGCTGTCGCGCGGGGCGGCAGAGCTGGAGTTTTCCGACCGCCATATCGCCGCCGATTTGCAGGATGCGGCGGGGACGAAAGCGGCACTGGCTGCGGCACAGGATGTGACGCATGTGTTCTTCTGCACATGGTCGCGGCAGGCGAACGAGGCCGAGAACGTGCGCGTCAATGCGCTGATGATCCGCAATCTGTTCGACGGGCTGGCAGCTGCCCCGATCAAGCATGCGGCGCTGGTGACGGGGTTGAAGCATTACCTCGGGTCGTTCGACGATTACGCCAAGGTCAAGCCCTACACGCCCTTCCTTGAAAGCAGCCCGCGTCTGCCGGGGCTGAATTTCTATTACGCGCAGGAAGATGTGCTGTTCGAAATGGCCGAACAGCGCGGGTTTACGTGGTCGGTGCATCGCCCGCATACCATGATCGGGTTTGTCATCGGCAATGCGATGAACATGGCCGTGACGTTGGCGGTCTATGCGTCGATCTGCAAGGAAACCGGGCGGCCGTTCGTTTATCCCGGATCGACCGAGCAGTATAATGCCGTGACCGATGTGACCGACGCGCGGCTTCTGGCCAAGCAACTGGTCTGGGCGGCGACAACGCCGGAGGCGGCGAACACGCCGTTCAACACCTCGAACGGCGATGTCTTCCGCTGGACTTGGTTGTGGAAGCAGATTGCAGATTACTTCGGGCTGGAGGTTGCGACCCATCCGGGCAAGCCGACGCTTCTGGAAGAGCAGATGGCCGATGCGCCCGCGATCTGGGCGGGCATGGTCGCAAAGCACGGGTTGCAGGACATTCCGGTGAACACGCTGGCTTCGTGGTGGCACAGCGACGCCGATCTTGGGCGCACGCTGGAGTGTTTCACCGACATGACCAACAGCCGCACGCTTGGCTTTGACGCCTATCAGCCCACGCGCAGCAGCTTCACCGATGTGTTCGACGAATTGCGCGCGCGCAAGATCATCCCGGCGTGA
- a CDS encoding ABC transporter permease produces MAQGMQAATAQGGFGLTQVRLARGFVTVVVSTVLLLLVCLVFAPSAVSAGGLAGSLPFAAVIAIVGLGQMLVVQQGGFDLSLAGGVSLAVVVTTHLSGGNDADLLSSVMIAFGFALVAGCVNGILVGVIRLNAIIATIGMNALLYGAVFAVSGGVPRITTPLMAEIAGGKTFGLPNSVLFAVVIMVVVSFVLKASVAGRRFEAIGANPQAAHAAGLPVRRYQAAAYVLAQLLYCVAGVLISGITREPTAFQGDSLLLPSVAVVVLAGTSLLGGRGFPISTVIAAFFLNQLSQFALAVGVPFSAQTIIQALALVFGIGVYSVHFKRAATNRATMSNSEETDDV; encoded by the coding sequence ATGGCGCAAGGGATGCAAGCGGCAACGGCGCAGGGCGGCTTTGGTCTGACGCAGGTCAGGCTGGCGCGGGGCTTTGTCACGGTGGTCGTGTCGACCGTGCTGCTGCTGCTGGTCTGTCTGGTCTTTGCGCCGTCGGCCGTCTCGGCTGGCGGGTTGGCTGGAAGCCTGCCTTTCGCGGCGGTGATTGCCATCGTGGGGCTTGGGCAGATGCTGGTGGTGCAGCAGGGCGGGTTCGACCTGTCGCTGGCGGGCGGTGTATCGCTGGCGGTGGTGGTGACGACCCACCTTTCGGGCGGCAACGATGCGGACCTGCTTTCGTCGGTGATGATCGCCTTTGGCTTTGCGCTGGTTGCGGGATGCGTCAACGGCATCCTTGTCGGGGTGATACGGCTGAACGCCATTATCGCGACCATCGGGATGAACGCGCTGCTTTACGGGGCCGTGTTCGCGGTGTCGGGGGGCGTGCCGCGTATCACGACGCCGCTGATGGCGGAAATTGCGGGGGGCAAGACGTTCGGCCTGCCCAATTCGGTGCTGTTCGCGGTGGTGATCATGGTGGTTGTCAGCTTTGTGCTGAAAGCCTCGGTCGCGGGTCGCCGGTTCGAGGCGATCGGGGCCAATCCGCAGGCCGCCCATGCGGCGGGGTTGCCTGTGCGACGCTATCAGGCCGCGGCCTATGTGCTGGCCCAACTGCTTTACTGCGTCGCGGGGGTGCTGATTTCGGGCATCACGCGCGAGCCTACGGCCTTTCAGGGCGACAGTCTGCTTTTGCCATCCGTTGCGGTGGTCGTGCTGGCAGGCACGTCGCTTCTGGGTGGTCGGGGTTTTCCGATTTCGACGGTCATTGCCGCGTTCTTCCTGAACCAACTCAGCCAGTTCGCGCTTGCCGTCGGAGTGCCGTTCTCGGCCCAGACCATCATTCAGGCCTTGGCCTTGGTCTTTGGGATCGGCGTCTACTCGGTCCACTTCAAACGGGCCGCAACAAATCGCGCTACCATGTCCAACTCGGAGGAAACGGACGATGTCTAA
- a CDS encoding zinc-binding dehydrogenase, whose amino-acid sequence MRAVRFHGARDIRVEDVAEPSGKLAPDDVLIAPAVTGICGTDLHEYLAGPIVTPKEPHVYTGATNPQILGHEFSARVLAVGDAVSHVAAGDRISIQPLLSPRNDYYGKRGLFHLSPVMGCVGLSWAWGGMGEKAVIKDYNAQPVPDNITDDQAAMIEPAAVALYGVDRGGVTAGSTVLVSGAGPIGALTVLAAHAAGAALVIVSEPNPNRRRIIAEIAPYAIVVDPRSGDLAQVVADLTEEGVGVDVALECVGLEASLNACVTAVRRQGRVVQVGLHMKPASIDAMLWALKDITVEATWCYPTQIWPRIARMIAAGNFPVEKVITARIDAKDVVAKGFEALLDPAGEHLKILVTT is encoded by the coding sequence ATGCGGGCAGTCCGTTTTCACGGGGCACGGGATATCCGGGTCGAGGATGTGGCAGAACCTTCGGGCAAGCTGGCGCCCGACGATGTGCTGATCGCCCCGGCAGTGACCGGTATTTGCGGAACCGATCTGCACGAATACCTTGCAGGCCCTATCGTCACGCCGAAAGAGCCGCACGTTTATACCGGAGCGACCAACCCGCAGATTCTGGGGCACGAGTTTTCTGCGCGGGTTCTGGCCGTCGGTGACGCGGTAAGCCATGTGGCGGCAGGGGATCGCATTTCGATCCAGCCGCTGTTGTCGCCGCGCAACGACTATTACGGCAAGCGCGGGCTGTTCCATCTGTCGCCCGTCATGGGCTGCGTGGGGCTAAGCTGGGCCTGGGGCGGAATGGGCGAAAAGGCGGTGATCAAGGATTACAACGCCCAGCCGGTGCCCGATAACATCACCGACGATCAAGCGGCCATGATCGAACCCGCTGCCGTTGCGCTGTATGGTGTGGACCGTGGCGGGGTGACGGCAGGGTCGACCGTGCTGGTTTCGGGCGCGGGTCCCATCGGCGCGCTGACGGTTCTGGCGGCGCACGCCGCAGGGGCTGCGCTGGTCATCGTGTCCGAGCCGAACCCGAACCGTCGCCGGATCATCGCCGAAATTGCGCCCTATGCCATCGTGGTCGATCCCCGAAGCGGAGATTTGGCGCAAGTGGTTGCCGATCTGACCGAAGAAGGCGTGGGCGTGGATGTGGCGCTGGAATGCGTCGGGCTTGAAGCGTCGCTGAATGCCTGCGTTACGGCGGTGCGCCGTCAGGGGCGGGTGGTGCAGGTGGGCCTGCACATGAAGCCTGCCAGCATCGACGCGATGCTGTGGGCCTTGAAGGACATCACCGTGGAAGCGACGTGGTGCTACCCGACGCAAATCTGGCCGCGCATCGCGCGCATGATCGCTGCGGGGAATTTCCCGGTCGAGAAGGTGATCACCGCACGGATCGACGCCAAGGATGTGGTCGCCAAGGGGTTCGAGGCACTGCTCGATCCGGCGGGCGAACATTTGAAGATTCTGGTCACGACCTGA
- a CDS encoding ABC transporter substrate-binding protein: MQQVNTSIAASPELTAHELSRIVDFLRKLRAPFDTGLPGAAKDVYWNVVLELVDSHLRRRPIDKSGLITLAGVPYSTGNRMIGKMIEDGLIRQVPRGGGLKTHFLEPADTLLQSFMEYATHVKGHLAKTFGLRKGAEANEYYFGGSYFAAQIISPVRGDDIAGKVPGDIRFLLNDDNYFSSMRNMWSDFRNDLGKKSSFDLQRLPDLYVNSQSYFEKPNAEYDVISINMPWLGEFAEKGYLAPLDDLLQDAAINPLDFHPSVWGTGNWKGTQYGIPLYCTIEILAARRDLFEEKGLTFPRTFDETIAAARALHRPASEFYGIAWNGQRGMPIANSFMFFLAACQKTIIDMPLHNQESWVFPKFEKLKLQIDTVDAVEVIEYMKQLVEVSPPDIEFMDWEKRIQCFMSGRAGLAYCWTMRAARFEHELSSQVARRVAYLPPPSRRLRRIAAPIGGFLMTIPASVKPARQKQIMNAITWMVSPEAMKAHVKNGFPVAPRFSVCADPEALASSPIVSMADQLARRNELVTWARPPIQEFSLIERILGAEIHDAVFHGKPARQALRDAENSILSAVNSAT; this comes from the coding sequence GTGCAACAGGTCAACACGTCCATCGCTGCCTCACCGGAACTCACCGCGCATGAACTGTCGCGTATCGTCGACTTTTTACGCAAACTCCGCGCCCCGTTCGACACCGGCCTGCCCGGTGCGGCAAAGGATGTGTACTGGAACGTGGTGCTCGAACTCGTCGACAGCCACCTGCGCCGCCGCCCCATCGACAAATCCGGCCTGATAACACTCGCAGGCGTGCCCTATTCGACCGGCAACCGCATGATCGGCAAGATGATCGAAGACGGGCTGATCCGTCAGGTGCCGCGCGGCGGCGGGTTGAAAACGCATTTCCTCGAACCCGCAGACACGCTGCTGCAAAGCTTCATGGAATACGCGACCCACGTAAAAGGCCATCTTGCCAAGACCTTCGGCCTGCGAAAAGGCGCCGAGGCGAACGAATACTATTTCGGCGGCAGCTATTTCGCGGCACAGATCATTTCGCCCGTGCGCGGCGACGACATCGCCGGCAAGGTCCCGGGCGACATTCGCTTTCTGCTCAACGACGACAACTACTTCTCGTCGATGCGAAACATGTGGTCCGATTTCCGCAACGATCTGGGCAAGAAAAGCAGCTTCGACCTGCAGCGGCTACCCGACCTTTACGTCAATTCGCAAAGCTATTTCGAAAAGCCGAACGCCGAATATGATGTCATTTCCATCAACATGCCGTGGCTGGGCGAATTTGCCGAAAAAGGCTACCTCGCGCCCCTTGATGATCTGTTGCAGGACGCCGCGATCAACCCGCTCGATTTCCACCCCTCGGTCTGGGGCACCGGAAACTGGAAGGGCACGCAATACGGCATCCCGCTTTATTGCACGATAGAAATCCTCGCCGCCCGCCGCGACCTGTTCGAGGAAAAGGGCCTGACCTTTCCGCGCACCTTTGATGAAACCATCGCCGCCGCCCGCGCCCTGCACCGGCCCGCATCGGAATTCTACGGCATCGCGTGGAACGGCCAGCGCGGCATGCCAATCGCCAATTCCTTCATGTTCTTTCTGGCTGCCTGCCAGAAGACGATCATCGACATGCCGCTGCACAATCAGGAAAGCTGGGTCTTTCCGAAATTCGAAAAGCTCAAACTGCAGATCGACACGGTCGATGCGGTCGAGGTGATCGAATACATGAAGCAACTGGTCGAGGTGTCGCCCCCCGACATCGAATTCATGGATTGGGAAAAGCGCATCCAGTGCTTCATGTCCGGCCGGGCCGGCCTTGCCTATTGCTGGACCATGCGCGCCGCCCGTTTCGAACATGAACTCAGCTCGCAGGTCGCCCGCCGCGTGGCCTATCTTCCCCCGCCCTCGCGCCGCTTGCGCCGCATCGCGGCCCCCATCGGCGGCTTTCTCATGACCATCCCTGCCTCGGTCAAACCCGCACGGCAAAAGCAGATCATGAACGCCATCACATGGATGGTCTCGCCCGAGGCGATGAAAGCCCATGTCAAGAACGGCTTCCCTGTCGCCCCCCGCTTTTCCGTCTGCGCCGACCCCGAGGCGCTGGCCTCGTCCCCCATCGTCAGCATGGCCGACCAACTCGCCCGCCGGAACGAGCTTGTCACATGGGCGCGTCCGCCGATTCAGGAATTCAGCCTGATCGAACGCATCCTCGGCGCCGAAATCCACGATGCGGTGTTCCACGGCAAACCCGCGCGTCAGGCCCTGCGAGATGCCGAGAACAGCATCCTCAGCGCGGTCAACAGCGCAACCTGA